The proteins below are encoded in one region of Phaseolus vulgaris cultivar G19833 chromosome 1, P. vulgaris v2.0, whole genome shotgun sequence:
- the LOC137816155 gene encoding laccase-4-like produces MTRTQCGEWWKSDTEVVINEALKSGLAPNVSDAHTINGHPGPVQGCASQEGFKLDVQPGNIYLLRIINAALNEELFFKIAGHELTVVEVDAVYTKPFKTDTIVITPGQTTNVLLTTKHAAGKYLVAASPFMDAPIAVDNKTATAILHYSGTLSSSLTTLTSMPPKNSTILATSFTDSLRSLNSKKYPARVPLKIDRNLLFTVSLGINPCATCLNNTLVQIS; encoded by the exons ATGACAAGAACCCAATGTGGTGAATGGTGGAAATCAGATACTGAGGTTGTAATAAATGAAGCTTTGAAATCTGGTTTGGCACCTAATGTCTCTGATGCTCACACAATCAATGGTCATCCAGGACCTGTCCAAGGCTGTGCTTCACAAG AAGGATTTAAGTTGGATGTTCAACCAGGAAACATCTACTTGCTAAGAATCATCAATGCTGCACTCAATGAAGAGCTTTTCTTTAAAATTGCTGGTCATGAACTCACTGTTGTTGAAGTTGATGCAGTCTACACAAAACCATTCAAAACTGATACCATTGTCATAACACCCGGCCAGACCACAAATGTGCTTCTAACAACCAAACATGCAGCTGGAAAATACTTGGTTGCAGCCTCTCCTTTCATGGATGCTCCTATTGCAGTAGACAACAAGACTGCCACTGCCATATTACACTATTCAGGCACCCTTAGTTCCAGCCTCACCACCCTCACTTCCATGCCTCCCAAAAATTCCACCATTCTTGCTACCAGTTTCACTGACTCTCTCAGAAGCTTAAACTCTAAAAAGTATCCAGCCAGAGTCCCTTTGAAGATTGATAGAAACTTGCTCTTCACTGTTAGTCTTGGTATCAACCCTTGTGCTACTTGTTTGAATAATACACTAGTGCAGATAAGttaa
- the LOC137815909 gene encoding uncharacterized protein: MDRRKKAQEIALKNLTPHVMSRSGYRKLEQTLMVEKEKSQQGTYSENVETGVTSPPPPFRHEKWKRARIKKSGAPSSEQSGVIIEKIDSLESDGTFVAEGRHDILVEAIGRPEHSGRVRAAGQGVGIKLYFGVSERQPSSSSKKETQMKTKLREEIMEEMRKETDLMWLEMKKENDRMRQEFLSQQVCAKPIEPLVSPTPKSTKGSYRGL, encoded by the exons atg gatcgtcggaagaaagctcaagagatagctttgaagaatcttaccccgcacgttatgtctcgttcggggtatagaaaacttgagcaaacactgatggtggaaaaggagaaatctcaacaggggacgtattctgagaatgtggaaacaggggtcacttctcctccaccaccttttcgccatgaaaaatggaagagggcccgaattaaaaagtccggtgcaccaagttccgagcaatccggggttataatcgaaaaaatt gattccttggaatccgacggtacatttgttgctgaaggtcgtcacgatatcctggttgaagcaattggacgacctgaacactctggtcgtgttcgtgccgctggacaaggggtcggaattaaactttattttggagtttcagaacgacagccatcctcctcctccaagaaggaaactcaaatgaagactaagttacgtgaagaaataatggaggagatgagaaaggagactgatttgatgtggctggagatgaaaaaggagaatgatcgaatgcgacaagagtttctatcgcaacaagtttgtgctaaaccgattgaaccccttgttagtcccactcccaagagcacaaaggggagtt acagaggattgtga
- the LOC137816154 gene encoding F-box protein At2g41170-like, producing MSSEKNCVSKLEKQKDCKVYSLLDLPEWTMDCILECLSPMDLFRVAQVCTNLRDKTRNDALWEKLIKQKWGRLLGDAAYHEWQWHTTKFANTQSIFSLQQNQTGSCGSFSGVWPFLNFHSYLENFTDLITLFKNCSKMALYICLESGRFWFPVQLYKAANLLCYDAIVSYDSKRDTFKARCQTGGWRLTEENIQWDRLRSSPVETSPREVHMSNCMNDLKPGDQIEIQLKKRKESPYYWCYAVIGHLETCNQDVNNCRCQYSDKLVVEFKQYSPSSRNKRSVLNRNRHEEQVSFLRWFGGIRKLDKEEEIEKWNNLFASR from the exons ATGTCATCTGAGAAGAACTGTGTGTCAAAACTGGAGAAGCAAAAAGATTGCAAAGTTTATTCTCTCTTAGATTTGCCTGAGTGGACCATGGATTGCATTCTTGAGTGCCTTTCACCAATGGATTTGTTTAGAGTGGCACAAGTGTGTACCAATTTGAGGGACAAAACCAGAAATGATGCTTTGTGGGAGAAACTCATCAAGCAGAAATGGGGTAGGCTGCTTGGTGATGCTGCTTACCATGAGTGGCAGTGGCACACAACAAAATTTGCAAACACACAAAGCATCTTCTCACTTCAGCAGAATCAAACCGGATCATGTGGCTCTTTCAGTGGTGTTTGGCCTTTCCTAAACTTTCATTCTTATTTGGAAAATTTCACTGACTTGATTACTTTGTTTAAAAATTGTTCCAAAATGGCTTTGTATATCTGTCTTGAGAGTGGTCGCTTCTGGTTTCCTGTTCAACTGTATAAG GCTGCAAATCTATTATGCTATGATGCCATAGTCAGCTATGACTCTAAAAGAGACACCTTCAAAGCAAG GTGTCAAACTGGTGGGTGGCGACTGACCGAGGAAAATATTCAGTGGGATAGGTTGAGATCATCACCAGTTGAAACATCTCCAAGGGAGGTTCATATGTCTAACTGTATGAATGATTTAAAACCTGGAGATCAAATTGAGATTCAGCTGAAAAAACGCAAAGAATCCCCTTATT ATTGGTGCTATGCTGTAATTGGTCATTTGGAAACATGCAACCAAGATGTGAATAATTGTCGTTGCCAATATAGTG ACAAATTAGTAGTGGAGTTCAAGCAATATTCACCTTCTAGTagaaataaaagatcagtgttGAATAGAAACAGGCATGAGGAACAAGTTTCATTCCTTCGCTGGTTTGGTGGAATCAGAAAACTTGATAAGGAGGAGGAGATTGAAAAGTGGAACAACCTCTTTGCATCTAGATAA